In Flavobacterium cerinum, one genomic interval encodes:
- a CDS encoding DsbA family protein gives MSENKTNPLLCDPETGSCEIPSGNTQGESITIPANAKPVKIIYYTDPICSSCWGIEPQLRKLKLEYGSLIEIDYRMGGLLPDWSYNSGGISKPSDVAHHWHEASLYYKMPIDGNVWLEDPLDSSYPSCIAVKAAQIQDKNKAVTFMRVLREKLYLEKMNIAKWENIELCAQLTGLDTKKLKQDYDNEAKKLFQDDLQLARQLGVRGFPTLFFSDADGNKLTVYGSKPYSAYENALLALYPDAKKKKVENNEPLSLFDHYPTLAVREYAEILDIPFAKANEILEKYTKEGILTKKNIETGALYRKK, from the coding sequence AGTGAAAACAAAACAAATCCGCTATTATGTGATCCTGAAACCGGTTCTTGCGAAATCCCTTCCGGTAACACACAAGGAGAATCCATAACAATTCCCGCGAATGCAAAACCCGTTAAAATAATTTATTATACTGATCCGATCTGTTCTTCCTGTTGGGGCATCGAACCGCAACTGCGCAAACTAAAATTAGAATACGGTTCGCTTATTGAAATCGATTATCGTATGGGCGGACTCCTACCCGACTGGAGCTATAATAGCGGCGGCATTAGCAAACCCAGTGATGTAGCGCATCATTGGCACGAAGCCAGTTTATACTATAAAATGCCAATTGACGGAAATGTATGGCTGGAAGATCCGTTGGATTCTTCCTATCCATCCTGTATCGCTGTAAAAGCAGCTCAAATTCAGGATAAAAACAAAGCTGTTACCTTTATGAGAGTCCTGCGCGAAAAACTTTATTTAGAGAAAATGAATATTGCTAAATGGGAAAACATTGAATTATGCGCTCAGCTAACAGGACTGGATACTAAAAAATTAAAGCAGGATTACGACAACGAAGCGAAAAAACTTTTCCAGGACGATTTACAACTGGCACGTCAACTGGGCGTAAGAGGATTCCCTACTCTATTCTTTTCGGATGCCGACGGCAACAAGTTAACCGTTTACGGTTCGAAGCCTTATAGTGCGTATGAAAATGCTCTTTTGGCTTTATATCCGGATGCAAAAAAGAAAAAAGTAGAAAACAACGAACCTTTATCTTTATTTGATCATTATCCAACACTTGCCGTAAGAGAGTATGCCGAAATTTTAGATATTCCGTTTGCTAAGGCCAATGAAATTTTAGAAAAATACACCAAAGAAGGTATTCTGACTAAAAAAAACATCGAAACCGGTGCTTTATACCGAAAAAAATAA
- a CDS encoding DUF6756 family protein, giving the protein MWTDLRKEIETISKDFEFKENQFRSLGLNEWQEVEDKIYQTFCKLTHHKSRPVWLWNYFKLETYSISIEQYPYVYLDKLIDSKESVWFFVNETVNEMNKFWFYQGQIKPIQIITEQSSYIDELYIVSKKYDWLLCINHHGILIATGHIMPDRLRQLTNINN; this is encoded by the coding sequence ATGTGGACTGATTTACGGAAAGAAATTGAAACAATAAGTAAAGACTTTGAGTTTAAGGAGAATCAATTCCGGTCTTTAGGACTAAATGAATGGCAAGAGGTTGAGGACAAAATTTACCAGACATTTTGTAAACTGACGCACCATAAATCGAGACCTGTTTGGCTTTGGAACTATTTTAAACTTGAAACATATTCTATTTCGATTGAACAATATCCTTATGTGTATTTGGATAAACTTATAGACAGTAAGGAGAGTGTTTGGTTTTTCGTTAACGAGACAGTAAATGAGATGAACAAATTTTGGTTTTATCAAGGGCAGATCAAGCCTATTCAGATAATTACTGAACAATCATCCTATATAGACGAACTTTATATTGTCTCAAAGAAATATGATTGGCTATTATGTATTAATCATCATGGAATCTTAATAGCAACCGGGCATATAATGCCGGACAGGCTTAGACAACTTACCAATATTAATAACTAA
- a CDS encoding nuclear transport factor 2 family protein, which translates to MNSTTLNQQKILEIENRLLEAMKKSDVEILEQLLHDDLLFVLPGGEVITKEMDLETHKSGNLVLEEITSAIEAIKEIGENVVVTLSSRISGTMSGQKFEGNFRYLRVWKIVDNQLKVIAGSCMAI; encoded by the coding sequence ATGAATTCAACAACTCTTAACCAACAAAAAATACTGGAAATTGAAAACCGACTCCTCGAAGCGATGAAGAAAAGCGATGTCGAGATCCTGGAGCAATTACTTCATGATGATTTGCTTTTTGTTCTTCCGGGCGGCGAAGTAATTACCAAGGAAATGGATTTAGAAACACACAAATCCGGAAACCTGGTTTTAGAAGAAATCACGTCAGCAATAGAAGCTATAAAAGAAATCGGAGAAAACGTTGTAGTTACTCTGTCTTCCAGGATTTCAGGAACAATGTCGGGGCAAAAATTTGAAGGAAATTTTCGTTATCTGCGAGTTTGGAAAATAGTCGACAATCAATTAAAAGTGATAGCCGGAAGCTGTATGGCAATATAA
- a CDS encoding serine hydrolase, whose amino-acid sequence MKFLLRYLFCLLTPATLLAQTAKANHNIDQLSGIDSVLNSVLKDQHIAGFAVAVVKGNDVIYSKGFGYRDVANKKPVTPNTLFAIGSSSKAFTASLLGILRKEGKLTFEDKAVGLLPQLQFYNDEMNRQITLRDLMAHRSGLSRYDLSWFLFNTQNRDSIIARVKYMKPTAAVREKWYYNNFMYLAQGMITERFTGKTWEQNITEKFFIPLNMTRSNTDIKTFQNDNDAALPYTVEKDNTIKKIPYYNINGMGPAGSINSSVTDMANWLKIWLNEGKLNGKEILPVDYITEAVSSQMVMEAALPDKHEDVFLANYGLGWMIGSYRGHYVVEHGGNINGFSANVAFFPSDKLGIVVLTNQSVSKVPTIITNSIADKMLKLTPFDWNGEVTAKAKKATQTKKEAQKFALNTMPSHPLKDYAGSFFNPAYGTIKITFENKNLYTILGDEKIVLKHMHYDVFDPRSIDKNGKADTEQSNLMFNFSTDLEGKIQSIGIFLDGSEKPVQFDLINPVKK is encoded by the coding sequence ATGAAGTTTCTTTTACGCTATCTTTTTTGTTTACTCACTCCTGCTACGCTATTGGCTCAGACTGCAAAAGCGAATCATAACATTGATCAATTGTCAGGTATCGATTCTGTACTTAACAGTGTTTTAAAAGACCAGCATATTGCCGGTTTTGCGGTAGCTGTTGTAAAGGGAAATGACGTGATTTATAGCAAGGGATTCGGTTATCGCGATGTTGCGAACAAGAAACCGGTAACCCCCAATACGCTATTTGCAATTGGTTCCAGTTCCAAAGCTTTTACGGCTTCTCTTTTAGGAATCCTTAGAAAGGAAGGAAAACTGACATTTGAAGATAAGGCTGTTGGCTTACTTCCGCAATTGCAATTCTATAATGATGAAATGAACCGTCAGATTACGCTCAGGGATTTGATGGCACACCGATCCGGATTATCCCGATACGATTTATCGTGGTTTTTATTTAATACCCAAAACAGAGATAGTATAATCGCACGGGTGAAATATATGAAGCCCACTGCTGCCGTACGCGAAAAATGGTACTATAATAATTTTATGTATCTCGCGCAAGGTATGATTACTGAGCGATTTACCGGTAAAACATGGGAACAAAATATAACGGAAAAGTTTTTTATTCCGTTAAACATGACACGTTCTAACACTGATATTAAAACCTTCCAAAACGATAATGATGCTGCTTTACCGTATACGGTAGAGAAAGATAATACGATTAAAAAGATCCCGTATTACAACATTAACGGAATGGGACCGGCCGGAAGTATTAACAGTAGTGTAACCGACATGGCCAACTGGTTAAAAATATGGCTTAATGAAGGGAAACTTAACGGAAAGGAAATTTTACCGGTTGATTATATTACGGAAGCTGTCAGTTCTCAAATGGTTATGGAAGCCGCTTTACCGGACAAACACGAAGATGTTTTTCTGGCTAATTATGGTTTAGGTTGGATGATCGGTTCCTATAGAGGCCATTATGTGGTGGAACATGGCGGTAATATTAATGGTTTTTCCGCTAATGTCGCTTTTTTCCCTTCGGATAAATTAGGGATTGTTGTTCTGACCAATCAAAGTGTTTCAAAAGTGCCGACAATTATAACCAATTCAATTGCCGACAAAATGCTTAAACTCACACCTTTTGACTGGAACGGAGAAGTAACAGCAAAGGCTAAAAAGGCAACTCAAACAAAAAAAGAAGCTCAAAAGTTTGCTTTAAATACAATGCCGTCACATCCGTTAAAAGACTATGCAGGTTCTTTTTTTAATCCTGCTTACGGAACAATCAAAATAACGTTTGAGAATAAAAACTTATATACAATATTAGGTGACGAAAAGATAGTCCTAAAACATATGCATTATGATGTTTTTGATCCGAGATCCATCGATAAAAACGGAAAAGCCGATACGGAACAAAGTAATTTAATGTTTAATTTTTCAACCGATTTAGAGGGCAAAATTCAGTCAATAGGAATTTTCCTTGACGGTAGCGAAAAACCGGTACAATTTGATTTAATTAACCCGGTAAAAAAGTAA
- a CDS encoding toxin-antitoxin system YwqK family antitoxin, which yields MRNYLLSFLTLILFISCKSSETFYETGELKMKGKMVDQLKNGQWKYYHQNGKMYQKGSFKDDKETGIWKIYHENETLRQIGNFKEGKQDGQWLFYHDNGNKEGVGNLASGKMIGKWIWYHSNGNLYTERLYEDGNLMEIFSCYDGKGNPLEKGTLKKGTGSLNSYDIDGNRIDVQNFENGKIKN from the coding sequence ATGCGTAACTATTTACTATCCTTTTTGACACTCATTTTATTTATTTCCTGTAAATCATCAGAAACGTTCTATGAAACGGGAGAATTAAAAATGAAAGGAAAAATGGTTGATCAATTAAAAAACGGGCAATGGAAATATTATCATCAAAATGGAAAAATGTACCAAAAAGGTTCATTTAAAGATGATAAAGAGACCGGTATTTGGAAAATTTATCATGAAAATGAAACGTTGCGGCAAATCGGAAATTTTAAAGAGGGAAAACAAGATGGGCAATGGCTTTTTTATCATGATAACGGAAATAAAGAAGGAGTAGGAAATTTAGCATCCGGTAAAATGATCGGGAAGTGGATCTGGTATCATTCTAATGGTAATCTCTACACCGAAAGGCTTTATGAAGACGGAAATTTAATGGAAATTTTTTCCTGTTATGACGGAAAGGGAAATCCCTTAGAAAAAGGCACTTTAAAAAAAGGAACCGGAAGCCTGAATTCATATGACATAGACGGCAATCGGATTGATGTTCAAAATTTTGAAAATGGTAAAATAAAAAACTAA